From Microbacterium sp. LWH7-1.2:
CCCTCCGGCGGCCCTGCCTTCTGGCGGCCCTGCCTTCTGGCGGCCCTGCCTTCTGGCGGCCCTGCCTTCTGGCGGCCCTGCCTTCTGGCGGCCCTGCCTTCTGGCGGCCCTGCCTTCTGGCGGCCCTGCCTTCTGGCGGCCCTGCCTTCTGGCGAATCGCCATGAACGGCTGCATTTCGGCTGAGTTCTGGCGAGTCGCGAAGAAGTGGAGGCTGCAGAGCGAGCGAACAGGTCAGGTGAGACCGTGGCGGTGGGCGTAGACGACGGCCGCGACGCGGTCGCGGGCGCCGAGCTTCTGCAGCACGTTGGAGACGTGCGTCTTCACGGTGGCCTCGCCGATGTACAGGCGCCGGGCGATCTCGGCGTTGCTCATCGCCTGCGCCACGAGCCGCAGCACCTCGCCCTCGCGCTCGGTGAGCTCGACCGCCGCTTCGTCCCGCGAGAGTACAGCTGGTCGCCGAGAGGTAGGGAACGCCCCAGCATCTCGTCCACCAGCTGTACTCTCGCGGTCGAGGGAGGGGGTCGAGCGGACCTCGGGGGATGCGGGCACAGCGGCGGGCACAGCGGCGGGCGGGGCGGCGGGCACAGCGGCGGGTACGGCGGCGGGCATGGCGGCGGGCACAGCGGCGGGTACGGCGGCGGGCACAGCGGCAGGCACGGCGGCGGGCGGGGCGGCGAACCGGGCGATCACGCGGCGCGTCACCTCGGGGGCGAGCAGCGCATCGCCGGCCGCCGCGACGCGCACGGCCGCGATGAGCTCCTCGGGGCCGGCGTTCTTCAGGAGGAACCCGCTCGCGCCGGCCGCGAGCGCGTCGAACAGGTAGTCGTCGCGATCGAAGGTGGTCACGACCACCACGGCCGACTCGACCTCCGGGTCGCCGACGATGCGCCGGGTCGCTTCGAGGCCGTCCATGTCGGGCATCTGCACGTCCATGCAGATCACGTCGGGAGCCAGATCGGATGCTGCGACCACCGCCTCCACGCCGGTCGAGGCCTCGCCCACCACGGTGATGTCACCCGCCGACTCGAGGATCATGCGGAAGCCCGCGCGCATGACGGCGTGGTCGTCCACCAGGAGCACCCGGATCATGCGCGGACCGCCTCGGCCGGCACCGCCAGCGGCACGCGCAGTCGCACGAGGAAGCCGCCGCGGGTGCGCGGGGTCGCCTCGAGCTCGCCGCCGGAAGCGGCGGCGCGTTCGCGCATGCCGACGAGGCCGAGGCCGGGCCGCATCGGCGCGGCGACTGCGCGCCCGGTGTTGACGACCTCGAGTTCGAGGGCCTCGGGCGCATAGCGCAGGCGGACGTCGGCGGTGGCATCCGGTCCACCGTGGCGGCGTGCGTTCGTCAGTGCCTCCTGGGCGACGCGGTACACGTTCACCTGGACGAGCTCGGGGATGTCCACGGCGTCGCCGACGACGGTGAGCGTCGTGGGCAGTCCGTTGTCGTTCGCGTGGGCGACGAGTTCGGTGAGCGCCGAGAGGTGCACCGTCGATCCGCCCTCGGCGTCGCCACCGGAGGTGCGGAGGGTCTCGAGGAGCTGCCGCAGCTCGACGAGAGCGGAGCGGGCAGACGTCTCGACTCCGAGGAGCGCGCTGCGCGCAGCATCCGGATCGCGTTCCAGCACGGCGCGTGCGGCTCCGGCCTGAACCCCCATCGCCGAGACGTGGTGCGCCACGACGTCGTGCAGCTCGCGGGCGATCCGCACGCGGTCGAGGGCCACGGCCTGCGCGGCGGTGACCTCGCGCTCGCGCTCGAGCTCGTGCGTGCGCTCCTCGAGGGCGGCGCGCGACATCGCGGCGGCATACGCGCGGTCGCCCATGTAGTACGCGCCCCCGAAGAAGCCGGCGTTGACGAGCAGCTGGATGAGCACCATCGCCGCGAACGGCGAGAAGAGGCCGGCCTTCGACAGGCTGTCGTCCGATGGGTCGATCGCCTCCTGGAACATCGTGACGAGCAGCCACACGAACATCGCGACGATCACGCCGACGCGCACCCACAGCGCCCGTCGACGGTCGTCGACCCACGCGCCGACGGTGTACATCGCGATGAACATGGCGATGTTCGAGACGTACAGGTCGGGGATGCGGAAGGTCACACCCACGAAGAACACGAGGGCGATCGCCAGGACGACCACGGCGGGGAAGCGCCGGCGCACCGCGA
This genomic window contains:
- a CDS encoding sensor histidine kinase codes for the protein MSDLPSARPAGRPSPTAGELRNDVWLAGALFVAAVISTALGSVAGVYGADVTADMQWALLYSLGLTAPLAVRRRFPAVVVLAIALVFFVGVTFRIPDLYVSNIAMFIAMYTVGAWVDDRRRALWVRVGVIVAMFVWLLVTMFQEAIDPSDDSLSKAGLFSPFAAMVLIQLLVNAGFFGGAYYMGDRAYAAAMSRAALEERTHELEREREVTAAQAVALDRVRIARELHDVVAHHVSAMGVQAGAARAVLERDPDAARSALLGVETSARSALVELRQLLETLRTSGGDAEGGSTVHLSALTELVAHANDNGLPTTLTVVGDAVDIPELVQVNVYRVAQEALTNARRHGGPDATADVRLRYAPEALELEVVNTGRAVAAPMRPGLGLVGMRERAAASGGELEATPRTRGGFLVRLRVPLAVPAEAVRA
- a CDS encoding response regulator transcription factor, whose translation is MIRVLLVDDHAVMRAGFRMILESAGDITVVGEASTGVEAVVAASDLAPDVICMDVQMPDMDGLEATRRIVGDPEVESAVVVVTTFDRDDYLFDALAAGASGFLLKNAGPEELIAAVRVAAAGDALLAPEVTRRVIARFAAPPAAVPAAVPAAVPAAVPAAMPAAVPAAVPAAPPAAVPAAVPASPEVRSTPSLDRESTAGGRDAGAFPTSRRPAVLSRDEAAVELTEREGEVLRLVAQAMSNAEIARRLYIGEATVKTHVSNVLQKLGARDRVAAVVYAHRHGLT